From the genome of Amycolatopsis granulosa:
TGGGCGGACCGGGACTGAGCGGCGGCGCGGGTTACACCGTCAGGTCCACGACCACCGGGGCGTGGTCGGAGGTGCCCTTGCCCTTGCGTGCCTCGCGGTCCACGTACGCGTCGCTGACCGCACCGGTGAACTTCGCCGACCCGTAGACGAGGTCGATCCGCATCCCGTTGTTCTTCGGGAACGCCAGCTGCCGGTAGTCCCAGTAGGTGTAGGGCGTGTCGTACTTCAGCGCGCGCGGCACCACGTCGCTCAACCCCGCTTCGCGCAGCGCCGCCAGCGCGGCCCGCTCCGCCTCCGTCACGTGCGTCATGCCGTCGAACAATGTGATGTCCCAGACGTCGTCGTCGGCCGGGGCGATGTTGAAGTCGCCCAGCACCGCGAACGGGCGGTCGGCCGCGGCCTCGGCCGCCACCGTCGCCCGCAGCGCCTGGAGCCACCGCAGCTTGTACGCGTAGTGCGGGTGCGACGGCTCGCGCCCGTTCGGCACGTACACCGACCACAACCGCACCCCGCCGCACGTCGCGCCGATCGCGCGCGGCTCGGACGCGCCGTCGAACGTCGGCTCGCCCGCCAGCCCGCGCCGGACGTCGGCCAGCCCGACCCGGGACAGGATCGCCACGCCGTTCCACCGGCCCGTCCCGTACGCCGCCACCTCGTAGCCGGCCTGCGCCACCTCGGCCGGGAACGCCTCCGTGGCGCACTTGAGCTCCTGCAGGCACACCACGTCCGGCTGGGCCGTGCCGAGCCAGGACAGCAGCCGCGGCAGCCGCGCGGTGACGGAGTTGACGTTCCAGGTGGCGATGCGCATGATCGGAAGAATCGCATACCCGCCGGGGCCGTCGGCGCCCGGCAGGAGGGGTGTCTCGGACTGTCGGAGGGGAGCCATAGGCTGGAGGCGTGGCTGACCCGTCCACCTACCGTCCCGCGCCGGGGAGCATCCCGGAGGAGCCCGGCGTCTACAAGTTCCGCGACGCGAACCGGCGGGTCATCTACGTCGGCAAGGCCAAGAGCCTGCGCAGCCGGCTGAACTCCTACTTCGCCGACCTGTCCGGGCTGCACCCGCGCACGCGGCAGATGGTGACCACCGCGGCCGGCGTGGAATGGACCGTCGTGTCCACCGAGGTCGAGGCGCTCCAGCTGGAGTACAACTGGATCAAGGAGTTCGACCCGCGGTTCAACGTCCGCTACCGCGACGACAAGTCCTACCCGGTGCTGGCGGTGACGCTGCACGAGGAGTTCCCGCGGTTGCACGTCTACCGCGGTCCCCGGAAGAAGGGCGTGCGTTACTTCGGCCCGTACGCGCACGCGTGGGCGATCCGGGAGACGCTCGACCTGCTGCTGCGCGTGTTCCCGGCCCGCACCTGCTCGGGCGGTGTGTTCCGCCGCCACGGCCAGATCGGCCGGCCGTGCCTGCTCGGCTACATCGACAAGTGCTCCGCGCCGTGCGTGGGCAGGGTCAGCGCCGAGGAGCACCGGCAGATCGTGGACGACTTCTGCGACTTCCTCTCCGGCCGCACCGACGCCATGGTGCGCAGGCTGGAGCGGGAGATGGCCGACGCGGCGGAGGCGCTGGAGTTCGAGAAGGCCGCCCGGCTGCGTGACGACATCGGCGCGCTGCGGCGGGCGATGGAGAAGCAGGCCGTGGTGCTCGGCGACGGCACGGACGCCGACCTGGTCGCGTTCGCCCACGACGAGCTGGAGGCCGCCGTCCAGGTCTTCCACGTGCGCGGCGGCCGGGTGCGCGGCCAGCGCGGCTGGGTGATCGACAAGGCCGACGAGATGGGCGTGCCCGACCTCGTCGAGCAGTTCCTCACCCAGTTCTACGGCGAACAGGTGGAGCTCGCCGAACAGGGCACCGACCTGGGCACGCCGGTGCCGCGCGAGGTGCTGGTGCCGGAGCTGCCCGCCGATCCCGACGCGATGAGCGAGTGGTTGTCCGGGTTGCGCGGCTCCCGCGTCCAGCTGCGGGTGCCGCAGCGCGGCGACAAGCGCGCGCTGGCCGAGACGGTGCAGCGCAACGCCGAGGAAGCCTTCGCCCAGCACAAGCTGCGCCGCGCGGGTGACCTGACGGCGCGCTCCGCCGCGCTGGCCGAGCTGCAGGAGCACCTCGCGCTGGACAGCGCGCCGCTGCGCATCGAGTGCGTCGACATCAGCCACACGCAGGGCACCGACGTGGTCGCCTCGCTCGTGGTGTTCGAGGACGGCGTGCCGCGCAAGGCCGAGTACCGCCGGTTCGCCTTGCGCGAGGCCGCGACCGAGGGCGACGTCGCCGCCATCGCGGAGGTGGTGCGGCGCCGCTTCGCCCGCTACCGGACCGAGACGCAGGAGGGCCTGGCCGGTGACAAGCCGGGCCTCGACCCGGAGACCGGCCGCCCGCGCAAGTTCGCCTACCCGCCGAACCTGCTCGTGGTCGACGGCGCCGGCCCGCAGGCGACCGCGGCGGCGGACGTGCTCGCGGAGATGGGCATCACCGACATCGCCGTGGTCGGCCTGGCCAAGCGGCTGGAGGAGGTGTGGCTGCCCGGCGATCCGGACCCGGTGATCCTGCCGCGCACCTCCGAGGCCCTGTACCTGTTGCAGCGGGTGCGGGACGAGGCGCACCGGTTCGCCATCGCCTACCACCGGCAGAAGCGGGCCAAGCGCGTGCAGGTGTCCGCTTTGGACGGAGTACCGGGGCTGGGACAGGCACGGCGGGCAGCGCTCATCAAGCACTTCGGCTCGGTGAAGCGGCTGAAGGAAGCAGGGGTGGACGAGATCGCCCAGGTGCCGGGCGTGGGGAAGCGCACCGCCGAAGCGATCGTCGCCGCGTTGGCCTCACCTGGGGAGTCGGAGGAGAAGTGACGGGAGAGACGATGGCCGAGGAGCGGAGCACCGGCATGGAGGTGGCCGTGGTGACCGGGCTGTCCGGTGCCGGCCGCAGCACCGCCGCGAAGTGCCTGGAGGATCTGGGCTGGTTCGTGGTGGACAACCTGCCGCCCGAGCTGATCGCGACGATGGTCGAGCTGGGGGCGCAGGCCCGTGGCGCGATCACGAAGGTCGCGGTGGTGATGGACGTCCGCTCGCGCGCGTTCACCGACGACCTGTCGTCGATCATCAAGGACCTCGACGCGCGCGGCTACAAGCCGCGGGTGCTGTTCCTGGAGGCCACCGACGCGGTGCTGGTGCGCCGGTTCGAGCAGGTGCGCCGCGGCCACCCGCTGCAGGGCGACGGGCGGCTCATCGACGGCATCACCGCGGAACGTCAGATGCTCGCGCCGCTGCGCGAGGAGGCCGACCTGGTGCTGGAGACGTCCGCGTTGTCGGTGCACGACCTGCGTGCGAAGATCGAGGACGCGTTCGGCAGCGAGGCGGCCATGCAGACCCGCGTGACCGTGCTGTCGTTCGGTTACAAGTACGGGCTGCCGATGGACGCCGACCTGGTGATGGACGTCCGCTTCCTGCCCAACCCGTTCTGGATCCCGGAGTTGCGCGATCACACCGGCCTGGACGCCGAGGTGCGCAACTACGTGCTGTCCCAGGAGGGCGCCGAGGAGTTCCTGGACCGCTACCACCAGCTGCTGCGCCTGATCGGCGCTGGTTACCGGCGGGAGGGCAAGCGCTATCTGACGCTGGCGGTGGGCTGCACCGGCGGCAAGCACCGCAGTGTGGCGATCTCCGAGGAACTGTCCCGGCTGTTGTCCAATGAGGACGGTATGGCCGTGAAGGTCGTGCACCGGGACCTGGGACGCGAGTGACGCCGGCGTTGCGAGCCGTCGCGCTGGGCGGCGGCCACGGGCTGCACGCGACGCTGACCGCGCTGCGGCGGCTGACCCCGGACGTGACCGCGGTGGTCACGGTCGCCGACGACGGCGGCTCGTCCGGGCGGCTGCGCCGGGAGCTGGGCCTGCTGCCGCCCGGGGACCTACGGCAGGCGCTGGCCGCGCTGACGGTCGCCGAGAAGGGCGAGTCGCTGTGGGCGGAGGTGTTCCAGCACCGTTTCGGCGGCAGTGGCGCGCTGACCGGGCACGCGGTGGGCAACCTGTTGCTGGCCGGGCTGTTCGAGGTGCTGGGCGATCCGGTGGCCGCGCTGGAGGAGGCGCGCCGCCTGCTGGGGGTGCCCGGCCGGGTGCTGCCGATGTCGCCCGAGCCGCTGGAGATCGAGGCCGAGGTGTCCGGGCTCGACGACGACGGGTCGCTGCGCCGCATCCGCGGCCAGGTCGCCGTGGCCAGCACACCGGGGCGGGTCGAGCGGATCACGCTGCGCACGCCGGGGCGGCCGGGCGGGGTGCCCGCGGCGTGCGAGGAGGCGGTGCGGGCCGTGCTGGACGCGGAGGCGGTGTTCCTCGGGCCGGGTTCGTGGTTCACCAGCGTGATCCCGCACCTGATGGTGCCGGGCCTGCACGATGCGCTGCTGCGCACCGCGGCGACCAAGATCGTGGTCCTCAACCTCGTCCCGCAACCGGGTGAGACGGCGGGGTTCTCACCCGAGCGGCACTTGGACGTACTCTTCCAGCACGCGCCCGGGCTGCGGGTGGACGCGGTGATCGCCGACCGGGACTCGGTGCCGGCACCGGGCCGCCTGCGGGACGCGGCGGCGGGGCTGGGGGCGACGACGCTGCTGGCGGATGTGGCAGACCCTGGTCGCGAGGGTGTGCACGATCCGGATGCGCTGGCGAGCTGTGTGCGGGAAGCTCTCGGTCTCAGCGGGACCGCGGGCGGGAAAGGGTAGGGAGGGGCCATGGCGATGACCGCCGCCGTGAAGGACGAGCTCAGCAGGCTGCAGATCACCAAGATCGGGCCGCGCCGGTCGGAAGTCGCATCGATGCTGCGCTTCGCCGGTGGCCTGCACATCGTGGGGGGACGGGTGGTGGTGGAGGCGGAGCTCGACACGGGTTCGGTCGCGCGGCGCCTGCGCAAGGAGATCCACGAGCTGTACGGTCACCACTCGGACGTGCACGTGCTGTCCGCCGGCGGGCTGCGCAAGACGACCCGGTACATCGTCCGGGTGGTTCAGGACGGGGAGAGCCTGGCCCGGCAGACCGGGCTGATCGACCAGCGGGGCCGCCCGGTGCGCGGCCTGCCGGCCGCGGTGGTGTCCGGGGGCATCGCCGACGCGGAGGCCGCATGGCGGGGCGCCTTCCTGGCGCACGGCTCGTTGACCGAGCCGGGCCGGTCGTCGTCGCTGGAGGTGACCTGTCCCGGCCCGGAGGCGGCGCTGGCGCTCGTGGGCGCGGCCCGGCGGATGGGCATCCAGGCGAAGTCGCGCGAGGTCCGGGGCGCCGACCGGGTGGTGGTGCGCGACGGTGACGCGATCGGCGCCCTGCTGACCCGGCTGGGCGCCCACGCGAGCGTGCTGCAGTGGGAGGAGCGGCGGATGCGCCGCGAGGTCCGGGCGACGGCCAACCGCCTGGCGAACTTCGACGACGCGAACCTGCGCCGCTCGGCCCGCGCCGCGGTCGCGGCGGCCGCCCGGGTGGAACGGGCCCTCGACATCCTGGCGGACTCGGCGCCGGAACACCTGCTGGCGGCCGGCCGGCTCCGGCTGGAGAACCGGCAGGCCTCGCTGGAGGAGCTGGGTCAGCTCGCCGACCCGCCGATGACGAAGGACGCGGTCGCCGGCCGCATCCGGCGGTTGCTGGCCATGGCCGACAAGCGGGCGAAGGAACTGAACATCCCGGACACCGAAAGCGCGGTCACCCCGGACATGCTCGAGGAAAGCGTCTGACTCCGCACGGGACGCGGCCGCAGGTGACGGGATCGCGTCTCCGCGCTGATCCGCCGGACCAGGCGGTCTCCCGCGCCGGACGATCAGCGCCGGCGCGGGAGACCTGGTGGGTGGCGGGCTCCTGCGGGGAAAACCTCAGGACAGCAACGATTTCACGGCTGCCGTCGCCACGGTGACCTCTGCCATCGCGGTTTGCATGGGCGTTCCGCCCGGTCGGTGGCTGAGCACCACCACGATGTACCGGTCGCCGTTGCCGACCACGCCGCTGGTGTGCGCGTCCACGCCGCCGCGGCCGGCCGCCCAGCCCTGTTTGATCGCCCGCGGGACGCCGGGCAGCGCGTCCGGGATGCCGAAGAACTGGTCCGTTCCGTCGGCCGCCACCCGCTCCGCGGCGCGGAGCGGGTCGAGGATCAGGCGGCGCTGGTCGGCCGGCAGGGCGAGCACCGCCCGGTACACCGTGACCATGTCCGACGCCGACAGCAACGTGTCGCCCCAGCGGCTCGAGTCGGCCGGCGGCTCGGTCGCGGTCAGGCTGAGCGACTGCGCGACGCGGTGGACGATGTCCGGGCCGCCGCCGGACTGCCACAGCGCACTGGCGATCACGTCGTCGCTGGCGGCCAGCATGCGGGCGACTCGCGGGCTCGGCCGGTCGCTGGTCACCTTGCCGCGCTGCACCAGGTCCAGCGCGATGATCACCTTCACCAGCGACGCCGACCGGAACCGGGCGTCGGTGCCCTCCGCCCGCAGGACCCGGTCCTGCGTGCGGTCGTAGACCAGCACGCTGGTCTCCGACGCGTCGGCGGCCACCGTCGTGGAGGAGGTGCTGCCGGCGCCGCGGACCAGGAAGGCGGTCCCGAGGGCGAGGGCGATCACGACGACCGCGGTGACGAGGACGGAGACCGGACCACGCCGGTGTGGCTTCAGCTGCACGGTCGGCGCCGTGTGCACAGACATGCCGATCAGCATCGGGCAGCGATGTCCGGGTCCCGTCGCCGTCATGTCATGGTTTTGCTACCAAGTCGCGGCAGTTGGTGACCGACCGCCATAATCGCGGCGTGGCGAGTCTGCTGTTGATCGAGGACGACCCGGCCGTCCGGGAAGGACTGTGCCTGGGCCTGCGCCGGCACGGTCACGACGTGGCACCGGCTCCGGACGGGGAACGCGGGTTGCGCCTGCTCGCCGCCGGCCGTCCGGACCTCGTGCTGCTCGACCTGATGCTGCCCGGGATCGACGGGTTCGAGGTGTGCCGCCGCATCCGCGCGACCGCTCCGGTGCCGATCATCATGCTCACCGCCCGGGGTGACGACATCGACGTGGTCGGCGGGCTCGAAGCCGGAGCCGACGACTACGTGGTCAAACCCGTGCAGTCGCGCGTGCTGGACGCGCGCATCAAAGCCGTGCTGCGGCGCGGTGGCGCCGCCGGCCACGACCGCGAACAGCACGGCGACCTGATGATCGACCGGGCCGCCTGCGAGGTCACCAAGAAGGGGCACCCGGTCCGGCTGACGCCGACCGAGTTGCGGCTGCTGCTGGAACTCTCCCGCGTCCCCGGCCGCGTGCTCAGCCGTCAGCAGCTGCTGGAACTGGTGTGGGAACACGACTACCTCGGCGATTCACGGCTCGTCGACGCCTGCGTGCAGCGGCTGCGCGCGAAGCTGGAGGACCGGCCCGCCGCGCCGGTCTACGTGCGCACCGTGCGCGGGTTCGGCTACCGGTTCGGTCCACTGTGATCAGGCGAATCCTGGCGCTGCTGCGCGGAATCCGCGTCCGCCTGGTGCTGATCATCAGCCTCGTCGCGGTGGTGGCGACCGCCGGCGCGACCGGCATCAACTACGTCAGCGCGCGGCGCACGGTGCTCGCGGCGGCCCAGGACCGGCTGATGAATCAGCTGCGCCAGGACGTCGACGCCCTCGCCCCCACCGTGCGGATGCCGCCCGACCGGACCACCCTCGACGAGCTCACCACCGTCATCCGCGGATTGTTCGTCTTCGTCCGCTACCGCGATATGGTCTCGCACAACTCCTCCTCCCCGTCTTCGTGGCCGCTCGGGACTCCGATCCCGCCCGAGCTGGTGTCCCGCGTCCGCACCGAGGGGCGGTTGGTCTTCCAGCGCATCTCCGACCGCGACATCGGCCCGGCACTGGTGGTCGGCATGCCCGTGATGACGGTCGGCACGGACTTCCGCCCGGTGCCGTCCGGACTCGAGGTGTACGCCGAGTACCCGCTGTTTCAGGAACAGCAGCAGATCAGCGAGTTCGCGCTCAACGGCTGGCGCACGGCGGCCGTGGTGGTGCCCCTGGCGGTGATCCTCGCGTGGCTGGCCGCGGGTGCGGTGCTCCGGCCGGTCCGGCGGCTGCGCGACGGTGCCCGGGACCTGGCGCACGGACGGCTGTCCACCCGGCTGCCGGAACGCGGCGGCGACGAGCTGGCCGAGCTGGCGCGCACCTTCAACGAGTCCGCCGCGAGCCTGGAACAGTCCGTGGGGGACCTGCGGCGGATGGAGGCCGACGCGCGCCGGTTCGTCGCCGACGTCTCGCACGAGTTGCGCACCCCGCTCGCGGCCATGACCGCCGTGACCGAGGTGCTCGACGAGGAGGGGGCGCGCCTGCCCGGTGACGCCGGCACCGCGGCCCGGCTGATCAGCGAGGAGACCCGCAAACTGACCCGGCTCGTGGACGATCTCATCGAGATCTCCCGCTTCGACAACGGCCGTGCCCGGATGGACCGGCGGGAGGCCGACCTGGGCGAGCTGATCGCGGCGACCTTGCGCACCCGTCAGTGGACGGACCGGGTCGGGGCCGCGCTGCCGGCCGGGATCACCGCCCCGGTGGACGCGCGACGATTCGACGTCATCGTGGCGAACCTGGTCGGCAACGCGCTGCGCCACGGCGCCCCGCCGGTGCGGGTGCGGCTGTGCCCCTCCGGCCCGGACGCCCTCGTCGAGGTCACCGACCACGGACCGGGCCTGGCCGAGGACGTGCTGCCGCACGTGTTCGACCGGTTCTACAAGGCCGACAGCGCACGGACGAGGTCGGAGGGCAGCGGTCTGGGTTTGTCGATCGCGCAGAACAATGCCGTCCTGCACGGGGGCACGCTCGAAGCGGGCAACCGGCCGGGAGGTGGGGCGCGGTTCCTGCTGCGGCTGCCCCGGACGGTGGCGCCGTGATGCGGTGGGTCGCGCTGCTGCTCGTGCTGGTGCTCGCCGGGTGCGGCGTCCGGCCGACAAGGCCGGTCGGGGCGGGGGAGGGGCCGATCGGGGTGGCGCCCGGGCCGATCCTGTACTTCCAGCGCGCGGGGGCCACGACACCGGTGCTGCGCCAGACCGGTCATCTGGGCACCGTGCGGGAAGCGGTCGCCCTGCTCCTGGCTGGTCCGACCCCGCAGGAGCAGGATTTGGACTACTACACCGCCATCGGACCCGTAGCGGCCTCCGCCACGTCCGTCGGGCCGGTGCGGGACGGCGTGGTGACAGTGGACTTCACCATGCCCCTGGAGTACGTCGGGCAGGAGGCGAAGGCCCAGATCGCGTGCACCGTGATCGCGGTGAACGCCCAGCTCGGTGCCAATGCCCGCAATCTGCTCGTCCGGTTCCGCAGCGTTCCGGGCGTCACGCAGTTGTCGGGCCCGGACGCCTTTCCCGCGGCGGCCGGGCCGTACGCCCAGGATGCGCCCCGGGGCTGCCCGGCCATGCCCAGGTGAGGACCCGCCGGGGCTCAGGTCGCGTCGTGGAAGACGAGGCCGAGCGTGTGACGGATGCCGCTGCGGACGGTGCTGACGCCGTGCCGCACCGGTGCCGCCGACCAGCCCCGCGACGAGCGCACCGGGCGGTCCCGCGTGGTGAAGATCAGCGCGTGTCCCTGCGGCAACACGGTCACCGTGCCGCGGGACTGGGCCCTTGGCCGCTGCTCGACGAGCAGGAACTCACCGCCGGTGTGGTCGGTGCCGGGTGCGTCCAGGCCGATCACGACCTGCAGCGGGAACACCAGCTCTCCGTAGAGGTCGCGGTGCAACGCGTTCCAGTCACCGGCCCGGTACCGCAGCAGGATCGGGGTCGGGCGGGTCTGGCCTGCCCGGTGACAGCGGTCCAGCCAGGTCGCCAGGTCGTCCGGCCACGGTGCGTCCCAGCCGAGCTTGGCGGCCCAGTCCCGGGCGACCGGCAGCAGGCGCGGGTAGAACGCCTCGCGCAGCCGTGCTACCGGATCCGGCAGCGGGTGGTCGAAGTACCGGTACTGCCCGGAGCCGAACCGGAAGCGCGCCATGTCGATCGTGGACCGGAACCGGCCGGGGTCGTCGTAGAGCGCCGCCAGCTCGCGGCATTCGGCCGGGCTCAGGATCGGGGGCGTGAGCGCGCAGCCGAGGTCGTTCAGGTCCCGGGTGAGAGCCGGCCAGTCCAGGCCGGCGAGGTCGGTGGTCCGCACGTCCGCGAGTGTGCGCCGGTTTCCGGCCGGGGGCTGGCGGAAATCGGCCGGGGAGCCCGCCGGACGGCGATCCCCGCTGCCGGCGGCGTGGGATCATGACCGGCATGGCGAGCGAAGGACCAACCACGGAGGAGGCCGTGCGCACCGCGTTGCTGCTCCTGCCGCGGCTGGTGGGGCGCGCCAAGAAGATCCCGGTCCCGGAGTCGCTGCGCGGGTTCTCCCTCGCCCCGCGGCACCTGTCGCTGCTGTCCTACCTGCTCTTCGACGGGCCGATGACGGTCAACGAGCTGGCCGCGCGTCTGGAGGTCGCGTCCACCACGGTCAGCCTGATGGTCGGCGACCTCAGCCGCCGCGGCATCCTCACGCGCACCGAGGACGAGCAGGATCGGCGCCGCACCATCGTGAGCATCGCCGCGGCGTACCACACGGATGTGGAGGGCTGGCTCGCCACCGGCGCACGTGCCTGGCGCACCGCGCTGGAGCCGCTCACGCCCGCACAGCGGCGGATGTTCCTCGACACGCTGCGCGCCTACGAGCGTGAAGTCGAGCAGGAGCGGGGTCCCGGGTAGTCTGGCCCGCTGTGCGTGACTCGGACCTGATCAGCGGGGGGCTGGTGGACGAGGGCCTGGCCCGGCGGCTCAAGGCGCTCGCCTGCACCGCGCCCCTGCACGACCTGGACGCGCGCAAGGCGAAGCTGGACTGGGCCGACGCGACCGTCTACCAGATGGCCGAGATCGCGCTGCACACCATCGACCTGGTCACCATCGCGATGGACTTCGACACCGGCGCCGGCCACGACGACGTGGTGCGCCGCCTGCAACCGTTCATCGCCGCCCAGGCCCCGCAGCGCCCCGCGGAGGAGCACCTGCGGGTCGCGCGCTGGGTGCTGGACAACCTGATCAACGTCGGCACCACGGACCGCGGCTTCCGCCGGGTCTACGGCAGCCTGGACGCGCACGGCCGTTACCGGCGCCGCGCGTTCGACTTCAAGCTGCTCGTCGAGCTGGCGGCCCCGGACGGCGAGGTGTACCTGCGGGCCAGCGACGAGGCGATCAACGTGCTGGTCGGCGCGCTGGACACCGACGTGGAGTCGGCGCAGATCGCGGCCGAGGTCAAGTTGGAGAACCTGATCAGCCGTGGCCGGCTGGCGGACGCGAAGCTCGCCGCCGAGCAGGCGCGCTACCGCACCGTCCAGTACGGCGAGACGTTGCGGGCCAAGCTCGACGCGACCCGCCGCGATGTGCGTGCGGTGGACTGGGACCGGGAGATGCCGGAGCTGCTGGACTCCGCGCTGACCCACATCGAATCCCGGTTCCGGGCCGAGAACGCGATCCTGCGCAACATCACCGCGGCCCGGGACGAGGCCGAGGACGTCGACCACAAGCGCCGTGCCGCCGAGCTGGTCGACATCGTCGGCGACTGCATCAGCCGCCACACCCGGCTGCAGGCGCGGTTGCAGGCCGCCGGCGCGGTGTTCCGCGCCGAGCAGGACCGCCAGCAGTTCTCCGGTCCGCCGCGGCGGGCCACGGTCGACCTGTTCGGCCAGATCCTGATGCCCGCGCTCGAACTGCCGATCGCCGAGGCCGTCGCGCCGCTGGAGTCGTACTTCCAGGCCGCGTCCGGGCTGACCGTGCCGACCGTGCCCGCGCTGCCGTCGCTGGTGTCGTTGCTGCTGCGGCCGGCACCCGAGCGCGACAAGGTGGTGGGCGAGGTGCCGGAGCCGGAGCTCGTCCCGCCCGAGAGCCTCGACCACTACAGTGACGAGCAGTGGCGGCGCGCGGACGAGCTGCTGGACCTGCCCGGGGTGCCGCGGCGGCTGTCCGGCGTGCTGGCCGAGGCGCGCGAGCTCGACCCGCAGCTGCCGCGTCTGGTGGCGTTGCGGGCGCTGCACTCCTACAGTCCCGAGGTGGGCGCGGCGATCCGGCAGGGGGACGACCGGGCGCTGCTCGCCGTCGACGACGGCACACCACTGGCCGACGGCGAGTTCGGCGGCGCCGACCTGCTGCTGAGCACGGTCCGGCTGGACCGCGACGTTGTGGACGAAGAGGGGGCGGCATGAGGACTGCGCGCAGGTCCGGATCATCCGGTGCCGGGCGGAGCGCGTCCGGCGCGGAGGTGCCGGCATGACGCGTCCGGTCACCACCGGCGACGCGGAGAACGCGGCACGGCTGATCTCGTTCGGCATGCGGCCCAAACACCTGCCCGCCCGCGACGTCGTGTACGCGGACCTGGTCCGCCGCTACGGTGAGGACAGCGCGTTCAAGCAGCTGACCAACTCCGTCGCGGCCGGCCTGGGCCTGATGGTGCTCGACGTGAGCAGCCAGGCCGGGGCGGTGCTGGCCGCCACCGACGAGTCGGTGTTCGAGGTCAGGATGGACAGCTACGCGCGGCAGAGCAAGATCCGCGAGCGCCGTGACACCGAGAAGGTGCTGCACGGCCTGGTGCACCTGGCCACCGCGGCGCTCGGTTACCCGCGCCCGGACGACCTGGCCAACGACACCTACATCGGCCGGGTCAGTGTCGACCAGGTCGACGGCGTGGTGCGCGAGGCGTGCCGGATCCTCGACGAGCGCGCGGCGAAGGCCGAGGCGAACAACGACCCGCTGTCCGACTCGCCGGAGCTGGAGCAGGCGTGGCGCGCCTACGCCCGCCGTCCCGAGGCGGCGGCGACCAAGGACGGCCGGCTGGCCTCGGACACCACGCGCGGCATGGTCTCGCGCGCGCTGCGGTTCCTGGCCGACCAGGGCTTCCTGGTGCAGGTCAGCGGCGAGCAGGGCGGCACCTACCGGACCACGCCGCGCTACCAGGTGCAGGTGCGGGAGCTGGCCGCGGACAGCGCCTTCGAGGAGCTGCTGGCACTCGGCGTGGTCGCGGTGTCCGACGGCGAGGGCACGCTGCGTCCGTCCGGTTCGGACACTCTGTAGGGGGAGAGATCGGTGTACGAGCTTTCGCGGGTGCGCCTGCACTCGGTCGGTCCGGCCGGCGCGCGCTACCAGGACGTGCTGCTCGACTTCAGCGGTGCGGGCCCGCTGGTGCAGGCGCCGGCGCAGGACGCGCTGTTCACCGCCGGGATCCACTCGGCCGAGGGCGGCCCGCCGCGGCGGCCGTCGCCGGCGAGCGTGCTGTTCCTGGAGAACGGCGGCGGCAAGTCGGTGCTGATCAAGCTGATCTTCTCGGTCATGCTGCCCGGGCGGCGTCAGGTGGTGGGCACGACCAGCACGCGCGTGCTGGAGAAGTTCGTCATGGCCAAGGACGTCGCGCACGTCGTGCTGGAGTGGCAGCACAC
Proteins encoded in this window:
- a CDS encoding response regulator, with amino-acid sequence MASLLLIEDDPAVREGLCLGLRRHGHDVAPAPDGERGLRLLAAGRPDLVLLDLMLPGIDGFEVCRRIRATAPVPIIMLTARGDDIDVVGGLEAGADDYVVKPVQSRVLDARIKAVLRRGGAAGHDREQHGDLMIDRAACEVTKKGHPVRLTPTELRLLLELSRVPGRVLSRQQLLELVWEHDYLGDSRLVDACVQRLRAKLEDRPAAPVYVRTVRGFGYRFGPL
- a CDS encoding HAMP domain-containing sensor histidine kinase encodes the protein MIRRILALLRGIRVRLVLIISLVAVVATAGATGINYVSARRTVLAAAQDRLMNQLRQDVDALAPTVRMPPDRTTLDELTTVIRGLFVFVRYRDMVSHNSSSPSSWPLGTPIPPELVSRVRTEGRLVFQRISDRDIGPALVVGMPVMTVGTDFRPVPSGLEVYAEYPLFQEQQQISEFALNGWRTAAVVVPLAVILAWLAAGAVLRPVRRLRDGARDLAHGRLSTRLPERGGDELAELARTFNESAASLEQSVGDLRRMEADARRFVADVSHELRTPLAAMTAVTEVLDEEGARLPGDAGTAARLISEETRKLTRLVDDLIEISRFDNGRARMDRREADLGELIAATLRTRQWTDRVGAALPAGITAPVDARRFDVIVANLVGNALRHGAPPVRVRLCPSGPDALVEVTDHGPGLAEDVLPHVFDRFYKADSARTRSEGSGLGLSIAQNNAVLHGGTLEAGNRPGGGARFLLRLPRTVAP
- a CDS encoding GerMN domain-containing protein — protein: MRWVALLLVLVLAGCGVRPTRPVGAGEGPIGVAPGPILYFQRAGATTPVLRQTGHLGTVREAVALLLAGPTPQEQDLDYYTAIGPVAASATSVGPVRDGVVTVDFTMPLEYVGQEAKAQIACTVIAVNAQLGANARNLLVRFRSVPGVTQLSGPDAFPAAAGPYAQDAPRGCPAMPR
- a CDS encoding 2OG-Fe(II) oxygenase; the encoded protein is MRTTDLAGLDWPALTRDLNDLGCALTPPILSPAECRELAALYDDPGRFRSTIDMARFRFGSGQYRYFDHPLPDPVARLREAFYPRLLPVARDWAAKLGWDAPWPDDLATWLDRCHRAGQTRPTPILLRYRAGDWNALHRDLYGELVFPLQVVIGLDAPGTDHTGGEFLLVEQRPRAQSRGTVTVLPQGHALIFTTRDRPVRSSRGWSAAPVRHGVSTVRSGIRHTLGLVFHDAT
- a CDS encoding MarR family winged helix-turn-helix transcriptional regulator yields the protein MASEGPTTEEAVRTALLLLPRLVGRAKKIPVPESLRGFSLAPRHLSLLSYLLFDGPMTVNELAARLEVASTTVSLMVGDLSRRGILTRTEDEQDRRRTIVSIAAAYHTDVEGWLATGARAWRTALEPLTPAQRRMFLDTLRAYEREVEQERGPG